gaattttacaagaaaatttcttcttttacctAACGAAatatctgggggaaaaaaaaaaaaaaaaaggacttgtACCTGCATGTTGTATGACCCTTCTTGATTGTAAGTTACAGCTACTTCCACAGCtgctcaattaaaaaaaaaaaaaaaataggtgcATGTGAGAAGATTTGATTATAAGATCTAGAGAATAATGACACATACACAATATTTAGTCTGTCTTTCTTGATAAAAAGACCTACCAATACTAAGaacaagtattttcaaattAGCTTTGTACACACTGAATTCTGgacaatttgtttttcaaagacgAACACCGGAAGTCGTGCTCTGAATTCTGTACTAAGTTGTCTGGACAGAAAGCAGGTTTTGATGGGAAAAAGTGCTGAGCACTTTCATACCAAAATgaagttgttaaaaaaaaaaaaaaaagtcaatggCACTCATGTCTGAAAAATCTCAACCTTATTCATTTCAATGATAAACATTAGTTGTGCTGTTTGAATTTGGTTTGTATTTCCTCAAGATCTAGCAGTGTGGATTAAGCATTAAGTTCTGTGAATTCCCAGCTGAAACTGCTTAAAACTCATACTGcttatattatatttatataaacaacTGCTGTTGGTTAGCCTGAATTTTCAAGCACCAGTTGAAATAACTTTATCCATCAAGTatctcctctccctccacatACTTTATTAACTTACTGTTTTCCCCATCCAACAGAGACAGTTTTCTAGTATGACATATATTTAGTCTCCTACCAGTGCTGGATGCAAATGGTGAGTATTTAtctaaaacacaaaatacataGATACATTACTTTAATTGTACTTTAGCAATTTACACCACAAAAATCACTGTCCTACTATTAGTACCATCATACTTAGATATTTATATTGCATATTAAAGATTGAGGAACCACTGTAATAGTGACAGTCCCTCACTAAAGCTTCAACAATGAATAAACTGATGCTGTGTAACCTACAGCAACATGACACTAACAGCACTCACCAAGAAGGATATTGACTGTTTTCCATGAAGAGACCCTTGAACAGGAAAGCAATATGGGAATTCAACTGCCGTACAGCTGGGTCAGATTAACTTTAGGTGAAGGTTCCAGCTGCAAGAGCAGTCAAACATGGCAGCAAACTGCCTGGGAAGATGGAGGAGTTTTCTACTACTTGGTGGTTTTGAGGATGGATCAGATATACAGCTATCAGATATTGCTTGATTAGTTCATCATCTCTTAAAGCAAAGGAATAGTGTATGTGAATCTTTCCAATCCCACTCTCCCATGTTTCCAGGATAGTTAaagtggaggaggaaagaaaattaacaaggTTGTTGGCAGCACATCTTAGATTTATATGAAGTCTTTTTTAACAGCAATCACATGCCCCACTGGTATAGCCATTAACAGTGTCAGAACTCAAGAATGTCCAATTCATTCCATTAAACCCTATTGCCTCTCCCAGTTCTAGCAGGGTCAATTTTATCTCTGAAAACCTTGGGCCAACTGTAGGCATAATAGTGACAGATACTCACTGTTTATGCTTGTAAAGAACAAAGAGTACACAGTGACACTAATTATGCATCCTAAGGTCTTTCAGATAGTGCCTATCTGAAGTGCTGTGGGAAGGAGTCTGTACATTACAGTGCTGATATATTCAATATCTGTCCCTTAACAAGAGTTATAGTTCGCTGTCTGTGTAAATATCTGACAGATACCAGAATGCGGAATACTGAGCAGGCACAAAGTAAGACAAAAAGGGACCACACAAATTAAATAATTGCACATGAGCTCACAGCACTGTCTCATCCAGTCacaggtaaaataaaacaaaagaagaatgaTCCTTACCATCTGACTGATCTCTAAAAGCTTCGGttagcattttctctttcagtatgAGTCCTAGAGCTGCCTGACACATAACTTCATGTGGGGTTGCCTTTTTGGTTGGAAATAGCTCATCATGGTGTTGAGAAATGAAATTAGTGTGCACATTTCCAGCCTCAAACTGCGGGTGTCCTGACAGACTCAGTAAAAAATCAATATTAGTGCTTAATCCTAcaatctgtaaagaaaaagaaacatattgCCAAATTGAAATGAAGTTACGAATGAGTATATAGATTTCTACTTAACTTATGAAGAGATGATTAATCTTTCTTCAGATAGCACTATCAAAACACCAAGTTTAtcaataaaatgtaattaattcaCCCGGTCTGTTTTATTACCaatgaaaacattgcttttaaaaagaaaaactaaatttaaaaaaccccaatacgAATACTTGCTCAAAagcactatttttaaaatgctaccTTTGTCCACTGTGAGGCAAAGAAAGTTTTCCAGCAACGATAACGGGAGGTTATTCGGGGGGGGACGgacccaaacaaaaaaaacccccaaaaaccaaaaaagcccacCAAACCCCAACACCCTACTGTTTCAGAAAATCATGCTCCgtgtatttaaaagaagattCCTAGTATGAAAAGTGCCTCTTACTAAAAATGAGTTATAATAGTTTCAAATATTCCTTATTTGATCTTTCAAGAGTAACAAATGGGAACAGTGGCTTTTATAAATTTACTAGATACTATCCATTTCCTGTACTGCAAATAACTATCCAAACAACATGAagatagaaatattttagagaAATCAGTGAAACTTGTAGCTGTATTGTGCTGTAATATTTATTGACAGAACTACTAAGAAAATTCAGGGGGGAGGGGGAACCTACAAAACACccaatggattttttttttccctcccatctCTTTCACTTGCAGTAATCTTTTAGCTAAAGCAATAGTGGGCCAAACATTTTCAGTACCTCAaccatgtttgtttttcatttaaaagtgtAAATTAATTCTGCACAAATAATATTTGGTCTCACCTCAAGTCAAACCTCCTGAATTCCTCTTTTTGAAAATAGATACACACCTGTAGTTTTTAACAGGGAAAAAGGGACCACTTCTTAAAAAGAActaacagcattaaaaaaatccctgtatTTCTTTACCACATATGTAGTTTAAAAACTTAGGTTTTTTATAAATTAGAAGTTACAAGCAAACATCATCTGACACAAATTCCAGCTACAAATTCCTTTAGGTTCAGAAAGCTTACACTACAATTGAAAATGTTGTTATTTAGCCTTACTCTTCTATAAAGTCCCAGCTGCATCATCCAGCTGAAGATACCACAAACTTAAGAGAAATCTATGTGTAAAACTGGACTTCACACTTACCTCTACTCCCTCCACCAATTgcaaattaggaaaaaatacagtttctgtaaataaataataaatctgaAATGGTAGTGGCAAAGCAGGCTTCTTTTTAGAAACCATTTTTAGTTTACTGTAGTATTTTATCCACATCTTGTTTGTTTAATATGTTCACAAATTTAGCTCAAGATCTGAAATCATACTGGGTTCCTTCTACTTACATTATATTGATGCAAACTGTATCGTAACTTTCTCAGTGCTGCTTGACGATCCTCAGCCCAAACAACTAGCTTTGCAATCATTGGATCATAATGAACAGAAACCTCATCacctaaaatatatttaaaaaatgctgtaagaCTAACCCAAGTATTTCTGAAAGTTGGTAATGCATAGTACTGCACACCATATGCATTAAACTCTAACACGATGGCCACATTTCTCTGTGTCCTTAAAGAATATGAATCTTTAATGATGTGACCTGGCATTTCAATTCCAAGGACAACTGCAGTATAGACTTTTGAAGAGGAAACATTactaaaattcagttttcattgttGCAGTCAGATTGCAGGATTGATAAATTGTGATGAGTATATAATCAGCATGATCCAATGGACAATAATTCGGATACAGGTAAGTAAGTAAagaggtaaataaaatattcagtgacTGACCGAAAGTATATGGACAATGACAAGTAAGAATAATTCTGTAGAGATTTGTCTTTGTAACAACACCCCTATAGACAAACTTACTTAGGCCAAAGAGGGACATGCttaggaagaaaagcttttgatgcaaaatatttctgattacACCACTGCTTTCGTTTCTACCTTGTCTAACTCCAGTTTCTATCCTGGTGAAAGTATCGGATGGTGGGGTGGATAAGTGCAACAGTGGCCCAGCCCCTGGCATGAAGTTATTATTAGGGTCTTCAGCATATATTCTAGCTTCAAATGCATGGCCCCGGAGCAGAATCTCTTCCTGCATTAGGGGAAtcttctctcctgctgcaaCCTGAAAACaacaggttttttctttaatgtgggATCAATATTCTGGAATGCCAAtgtacaaaataataaatatcttTCTTCTAAACATGAATACttagaaaacacattcaaaatgcacagggagaaaaaagtgGTATGTCATAAAAAGTTAGTTCTGaaattacttcttccttttgtctggGAGTCACCAATCAAAGGATTTTGAATTATTATTGTATAATTTGACCTCCTAATATTTCACACATCTAAAACACAATGGAAAAATAGTGGGGATTTTTTCCTACTAGTTACGtccaaaaataattaaatgcttAAGTTAAAGCCTGGTCAactaaaacaatattttattagaGAAAAATTCCTCCAAGAGCAGATGATAAAATGGATTGCTGACAGCCAGCACTACTGGCATAAACGGTTGATTCTTCTGTATACTGTTGGACCTGTACATTTCAGAGCATGTTTCTTTAAAGGGATTATTAACAATTTAAGAACCTTTAATGGGGAAGGAAGCATCATTTTATTACTCAAAGGAATTCACATTACAAATATGGAAATACCAACAAACACCAGCAACACACAGTCTGAAAAAACAGGGACAAAATTTTAGGGACAAAATAATAACAAGAAGCCTGCTGTAATTAAGTACAGAGCAGACTTTACCAGGAAGCTAGAGAGTTTTCATCTACATGGGAAAATACAATTTCCTATTGAAAAATAGCAACAATTAATCTTTTAAGTGTCAGGGGTTTTCCATACTCTGCCTTCTACCACCAAACTTtcagcagagacagcagaatCTAACTGAGTCTTCAAAGAAAGAGTAGTATTATACAGATTcacaaaaataatctctgcAAGAACTGATTGACATTTTTCACCTATTGACTCATTAAGCCACGTGCCAACAGCACCATCTCTTTCcaccttctctctttcttccagtATTGTTTGATCCCTGTTCCAACTCAGCACTCAGTGCTCAATTTCCATTCCCACGTCAGGAAGCCAGAAGTTCCTCCtttttgcaaaagcatttgacattttagttttctttctggttaCATAAACActcccctccctgccacctACTTAAGCTCAATGTGTGCTGCTGTCCCcactttttaatttatctaacaaaaattgtttttcatttccagttccCCAAGGTCCAAAACTTCCTGTTATCATTTGAATGCATGAGTAATTGCACTCTCTGCAAATTGAGTGTGTGAGGAAACAGCCTGCTTCCAGTCCACACAActatacatttattttagaatGTGACTACACTGGTATAACACCAGACACATGTTTTTGtgaagttttttttcctcctacagGCTCATCAAAGAACAATTTTTGGGCCAGAGATACACTTCAACTAGAGTTCCCAAAAAATTTCAGCATGGCAAGGGAAAGATCAGGACCTTACTTCGTCCCACCTTCCACATTCTCTATAACCTctctaaatataattttaaaaaatggtttttcTTTACACAACTGGAAGAAGATTTTGTTGGAATTCAGAGCATCTATACAATGCTCTATAGATATAGTAATAGAAGATGTTCcttcagagcaaacaaaacTCTACCCTATTAGCTATAAGAGATGTGGCTCTGAAAACCTACCTGGTCTCTCATAGGCAATATCAAGGAGCACTATTCACCAGACAAGAGGAATTCTACATGTAAAATCAATTAACACTCACCCTAAGCTGCCATTCCACCAAGTCTGTTCCAGTGATCATCTCCGTAACTGGGTGCTCTACTTGCAGTCTGGTATTCATctccatgaaataaaaattatgttggGAGTCCATAATAAATTCCACTGTTCCTGAAGCAATAAGAAGGCACTTTAAAACAAGACTTCTTCAGAATGGATACTTAACACACCTGATTTATGTCAGGACAAGACTATTCTTTCTAGATCAGATACCATGAGTTTCATCAAATtctatataaattattttaaagggtCACACAattgaaatctgaaaacagaagtgctgTTTCCTTGCACATTCGCACATCCTGTGCTTcacaggttcaaacttaaacaggggacattcagattagatataagaaagaagttctttactgtgagggtggtgaggcactggaacaggttgcccaaagaagtggtaaatgctccatccctggtagtgtttaaggccaggctggacagagccttggccaacatggtctagggtgaggtgtccctgcccatggcagaggggttggaactaaatgatcttaaggtcctttccaaccctaactattctatgatcctctTCTACAATAAGAGATGCATTTCGTTACAAGCTGTAAAAAGTGCATCAAAACTCTTCAAATTATTGTGTTCATATATAGGCatgcaattattaaaaaaaaaaaaaaatccaaggaaAGTAGTGAGAAAAAGTCACAAATAATTTTAGtaggttatttttcatttgggaaATAGTGTGAACTTCACAGACAGCGAGCtatgtttttctcttaaaggCTTTACTGTTTgaatataaagtatttttctttgatgaaagagaaattatttttcccttgctcTAATCAAACTTAGTGACATTCATAATGCTCGCTTTCCAACAACAATCTAGTTGATTGAATTATCTGCTCTgaaattttttccttctattcttCAGCTGTCACTGGTCTTGAGCTCAGATCAGGTATGCAAATTTAAATTGCATAACTGCATCAAATTTAACTATGTGATTACTTGCTTaagcctcaaaaaaaaaaaaaaaaaaattgggtgATGTGTATCATACTCCAAACCAACCAGATGCTATTTGCCTTGAGTCTTAAAGTCTTACTAAGTTAAAAGAATACCTCTGGAGCAGCCATACCTTCACAGACTTACCTGCTCCCACATAATTAACTGCTTTAGCTGCTTTGACAGCAGCTTCTCCAAGTCTCTTTCGAACTTCAGCATTAATTCCTGGCtgtaaattaataataatacaaaatattataaattattGTGAATTTTGATGATATTAAACCTACTATGCATGAACATTTTGCAGTATTTAGTAACTGTAGAGAAATCCTTATCAATGAAATCTACATATTTGTCCCCCAAGAATCATTTTcctaaagtaatttttttatttagaatattttctgcagcaaaattaaaacaggTACTGagatttagaaataaattactaCCTGCTAAATAAATTTGATGAGGGTTagcaattactttaaaaatatgtaggTACTATAAGAACTTTCTGCTCACCCCTGGTGCCTCTTCGATGATCTTCTGATGTCTCCTTTGCACACTGCAGTCTCTTTCAAACAAGTACACTGCGTTGCCATGCTGGTCACCAAATACTTGGACTTCAACATGCCTGTTCCATAATAATAAATTTTTCAATGAATTTCAGTAAAGCCCCAATCCTGCAACTGACTTCACCCAAACAGATTTTGAACTTGTACATGGCCCTGTATACTTCAGTAGGACTTTAAGTGTCTGCCCTCAGATAacaaaaaatgtagaaatgtgGCTGCTAATATGCAGGATTTCAATTGTTTTAGACTTCCTCAATGTCCTAAGTGAAACAGAATTCTAAATGCCAGTTACTGCTGTGAAATATCATAAGATAAACAAGcatcctggttttggctgggatggagttaattttcttcctactaGCTGGTACAGGGATGTGTTTTGTCTGTActatgagaataatgttgataacacactgatgttttagttgttgctaagcagtgctcaccctaagtcaaggacttttcgatctttcatgctctgccagtaaggaggtgcacaagaagccaggaggaagcacagccaggacagatGACCCAAATTtgccaaagggatattccacaccatagTGGTCATGCTCAGTAAAAAACCTgggggagctggctgggagccactgatcactgctcagggacaggctgAACATCGGTGGTGAGCTACTGTATTGtgtatcacttgtgtttcttggttttattcctctctctccttgtcattactattattattattgctgctATTATCATCATctgtattattatattttacggttttcatttcaattattaaactgttcttatcttaacccatgagttttacctttttctgattctcctccccatctcacAGCGGGGGAACAACCAGGTGTGTGGTACttctttgctgggtttttttttttaacattacagAAGAAACATTACAGGGTTTATATTAAAACATCTATTTCTTACCTTGGATTATCTACGAATTTCTCAATCAGCATTGCATCATCATTGAAAGActtctttgcttctctcctAGCTGATTCTAGTTGGTCCAGAAACTCCTTTTCTGAGTGAGCAATTCTCATGccctaaaatacagaaaaaaagcatatcTAAATGTCTAATATTGATACACAATAAAAATCCTTGTTGTACACAAAGAGCAAGAAATTTACGAGTAAAATCAGATTTAGACAGGGAATTCACTATACATAGTGTCTTGACACCAAACTCTTAAACAGTATTTCAAATCACTTAGGCAACATTTAAAACtgttagcaaaaaaataatcataggAACCATCAAAGTAACAATTTAAAGTCATCTGATTTCACACAAATCCATCAAACAACTTTTCTGCTTATGTGAATTATTGGAGATCCcttgaaataaacaaaactctTCAAATTCATATCAGCTACTTATCTTGTGCCTCTCCacacaagaaaaggaaatgagatttCATAGTGCTAGACTGGacattaataataaattttaaggaaaagtagttttccagtttctttgttttcaggtttcttttagAATATTCCATTACAGATACTGAGACCTGATAACTTTACACCATGTGATGAACAGATTAGTTTCTTTACCTTTCCTCCACCTCCACGAACAGCTTTAATCATAACTGGATATCCTATTCTTTTGGCATGTTCCCTTAGACACTCATCTGATTGATCTTCTCCATGATAACCTTCAACAACAGGAACGCCAGCAGCAGACATTATAGCTTTGGAAGTGCTTTGACAGAACAGTTTCATGTTTAGTAAgatagtattttttatttttttttcttgctttaagcTCCAAACCTGTCTATGTTTCCAGTGTTAATTCTCCTCACATAAGTAGTTCCAGTGACCTCAACAGGGCCACTTACACAAGTGGGTTACATACAACTGGGTTGTAATTAATCAAATGCTTCAAATGTTTGGttgctttttcctccaagtCTTTTACATAAAAGCATAGTCGATTTCAGGCTTATGGTTTTTTCCTATCTTTTGAGCCGCATCATAGAGGCCAAACCTAGCATTTTCAAATTACAACACTGCATCCTGCCAAAACTATATTTAAAGCTGCACAAAGGCAAAACTCTTTTTACGATACAGGCTGGATTCACACCACGCATAAAACACTCCACCATAACAGCTCTGGCTTCTAATATGCATGCAAAGCTAGTTAAATTACAGAGTTAATTTACTCTCACATTAGGAAatgataaaaaattaattatctAAAATTAGTATTACATAGTTCATGTGTTAGTAATAACcttatttccatatttttgaGTTATACTTCATACCctggaaacatttctttgaTTTAAGTAACTAAGAATAAGATCCTTCGTGATGAACAAAACTTATCACCCCATTTTAAATAAGCCACACTAACCCCTGATAATATGGGTGTTTCTTTTCCACCATTCCTCTGGCCAGTATACAAGTATCTGATCTGACTGCTGAACCCTTACGTATGTAACATTGCAATGCCCCAATTCTGGAAAATTAGAATCAGTTATGTATTTAATTACCAAAACTTTTACTACTTTACAATCTTGACTGTTTCTAATTCTACATGAATCTACAGATCTTATAGATCTATAGATCATCTATAAGCCTAGAGCTTATTCCTATGAAGAAAGCCATGCAAGACTGGCAGAATAAAACAATTATGGAGCAACTGGTCATTTGTTAACAAAACTAGCTTTGGCAAACTGTAAACTGCGTAGCCaagtaaaaaaatcagaaatagatACCTCTTAATACCCATATCTCTGATAGCAGATGAAGGTGGACCTATGAAGATTATTCCCTCTTTCTTGCACAACTCTGCAAACTCTGTGTTTTCCGAGAGGAAACCATAGCCCGGATGAATAGCCTACAACAGAATAATGTTACCAGCCTATTTTTATATGTTTAGCTTAGAAAACCCTGAAACTTCCACAGAGTTTCAATAAGACAACACAAGATGGAAGCACCATGGGTGAAAATAAAGAACTAAAGAGCATGGTAGTAACAGAGCATTTAAGGTCATGGTCTACTTGCCTGAGCTGCTGAGACCTTGGCCacctgcattattttttccGAGGCCAAGTAACTctgctgtgagggtgctggaCCAATGCAATATGCTTCATCTGcctgttacagaaaaaatatatttaatacgGACTGTCTAATagataataaaaagcaaatttaattgAATTTCTGAGTCAATTACATTGTTTATCAGATTGCTAGCATGCAACAGTTTATATCactgcctgtcttcatacagagACTCACTGGGTGAAACAGTTTTGAGTTTCTTCCTAAACCCAGAGTCCATTCTCTAACCCCCTTGCTACTCCAGCATTAGAAAGCCAAACTTTAACACACTTCCTGAAAAGCTATCAGGTGCTGAGACAGAAATTAGGCAAACTATTCATGTAttcaagaaaaacatggaaGTCACTCTACAGAGGTGAAAACCAACTGTATTAGCACACAAATATACTTTCACATTGAACTTATTAATGAGAAATAGTGTTGTTAATGAACATCAATCAAAAACTTAATGAATATACTTCACCATTGCTACATGCATGGAATTTCTGTCTGCTTCACTACAAACTGCTACAGACTTCAAacccattttctttgctgttcgCATCACTCTGCATGCAATTTCTCCTCGGTTTGCGATAAGAATCTTCTCTATGTTGTGACCTCCTGTTTGAAAGGATGAagccattttaaaattcagatttctttttcatcatttataGTGTTTATGCGTTTCTCccaataat
This genomic window from Strigops habroptila isolate Jane chromosome 8, bStrHab1.2.pri, whole genome shotgun sequence contains:
- the MCCC1 gene encoding methylcrotonoyl-CoA carboxylase subunit alpha, mitochondrial, with the translated sequence MALLLAVERCRCCLWALRRQRWNQVQRFVKCASTIGGHNIEKILIANRGEIACRVMRTAKKMGLKSVAVCSEADRNSMHVAMADEAYCIGPAPSQQSYLASEKIMQVAKVSAAQAIHPGYGFLSENTEFAELCKKEGIIFIGPPSSAIRDMGIKSTSKAIMSAAGVPVVEGYHGEDQSDECLREHAKRIGYPVMIKAVRGGGGKGMRIAHSEKEFLDQLESARREAKKSFNDDAMLIEKFVDNPRHVEVQVFGDQHGNAVYLFERDCSVQRRHQKIIEEAPGPGINAEVRKRLGEAAVKAAKAVNYVGAGTVEFIMDSQHNFYFMEMNTRLQVEHPVTEMITGTDLVEWQLRVAAGEKIPLMQEEILLRGHAFEARIYAEDPNNNFMPGAGPLLHLSTPPSDTFTRIETGVRQGDEVSVHYDPMIAKLVVWAEDRQAALRKLRYSLHQYNIVGLSTNIDFLLSLSGHPQFEAGNVHTNFISQHHDELFPTKKATPHEVMCQAALGLILKEKMLTEAFRDQSDDKYSPFASSTGRRLNICHTRKLSLLDGENTVEVAVTYNQEGSYNMQIQDATFLISGEIFNEGDSVYLRSSVNGTVCKSKLVILDNTIYLFFPEGSAQIGLPVPKYLSAVSSVGMQSGAVAPMTGTVEKVFVKAGDKVQTGDPLMVMMAMKMEHTIRAPKAGVIKKVNFQEGAQANRHAPLVEFMDEEAETK